The following coding sequences lie in one Cercospora beticola chromosome 9, complete sequence genomic window:
- a CDS encoding uncharacterized protein (antiSMASH:Cluster_11): MNTFQHDELSQLFAKLSTEQQQKVIAEPQYEGQARAIVEQIQMVPEKIDAPLTFASAHYTHSTHLTTDTQSEPARSPPPPYRESIMPAGMAEMLLQHSIEPTSLLPNQIELFAGADNEQRLRLLELWRIAPPSYTLEQHFQAQHEATSVEKEEAEARARYEQQMQSRILPREDHDFDTYVSEPVSPPAVRARAASIASGAAYLAKGEAEPYMSNGYQQMHSDPVYAAGLWQAPSYAQAQHQQAMEDQYGMYEQIRCHADWERMNQRAMDAQLGQDDDMVM; the protein is encoded by the coding sequence ATGAACACTTTCCAGCACGATGAGCTCTCGCAGCTCTTTGCCAAGCTTTCgacggagcagcagcagaaggtcATTGCCGAGCCGCAATACGAAGGACAGGCTCGAGCAATTGTCGAGCAGATACAAATGGTTCCCGAGAAGATCGATGCACCCCTCACCTTTGCTTCTGCACATTACACCCACTCTACGCATCTCACAACAGATACGCAGTCCGAGCCCGCTCGATCTCCCCCGCCACCATATCGAGAGTCGATAATGCCTGCGGGCATGGCTGAGATGCTCCTTCAGCATAGCATTGAACCAACTTCATTGCTTCCTAATCAGATTGAGCTTTTTGCGGGCGCAGACAATGAGCAGAGGCTTCGTCTGCTTGAGCTTTGGAGGATCGCACCGCCAAGCTACACGCTTGAGCAGCACTTTCAGGCGCAGCACGAGGCGACGAGCgttgagaaggaagaggcagaagccAGGGCAAGGTATGAGCAGCAAATGCAATCCCGAATCTTACCGCGTGAGGATCACGATTTCGATACGTACGTCTCGGAGCCCGTCAGCCCACCTGCTGTCCGTGCCCGGGCTGCGAGTATTGCGAGCGGAGCTGCGTACCTTGCCAAAGGCGAGGCAGAGCCGTACATGAGCAACGGCTATCAGCAGATGCACTCGGACCCTGTGTATGCTGCAGGACTGTGGCAAGCGCCTAGTTATGCCCAggcgcagcaccagcaggcgATGGAGGATCAGTACGGCATGTACGAGCAGATCAGGTGTCACGCAGACTGGGAGAGGATGAATCAGCGAGCGATGGATGCGCAGCTCGGACAGGACGACGATATGGTGATGTAA
- a CDS encoding uncharacterized protein (CAZy:GH79), with protein sequence MAFTNILTKLGYGILIRGALLSVHASEQERSVVFVAESAPSDAGVPLESFVTYSIEFSSFPDFAGNKSAPNEFSDNLLENLGNLQGTKPHIRVGGNTQDYAVFNESLDVASVGIVNPDISPDYPTTLTIGPKYFESYQTWPGVQFVHGFNLGRNSSTARQGLLDSVSYACEALRDRLLFWELGNEPDLFKTSAQGPVRPRNWTEHDYVEEWQHWTRAIRVEMGQSCPELASNESYQYYAPSFSGTTNSLEPLRTWQAGLNEDGIIGMISSHNYISGAGSPGVTLRGTLMNHTSTVNSVRKHVNSSRLIHELEPDLPYILGETNSLYNQGRPGLSNTFGAALWGVDFNLWCAANNIRRVHMHMGTNYRYQAWQPIDTDLVAKGTKAPYYASIAVAAFLGNITDCPPKIINIPLQKDTEAAYASYLDGNLRKIIVINMQSYNATDYNEEYLTPYPRPTETYTFQLPTSFADSKVELQRLSANGSDAITGITFDGYSYNFELDEGRPVALSNVTRGEVATVNDEGRIEVDVLRSGAVILNF encoded by the exons ATGGCCTTCACGAATATCCTTACCAAGCTTGGTTACGGAATCCTCATCCGAGGAGCACTATTATCGGTCCACGCCAGCGAGCAGGAAAGATCAGTAGTTTTCGTTGCAGAATCAGCGCCCTCCGATGCAGGTGTTCCCTTGGAAAGCTTCGTCACTTACAGTATAGAGTTTTCCTCCTTTCCAGACTTTGCAGGCAACAAATCTGCACCAAATGAATTCTCCGACAACCTCTTGGAAAATCTCGGTAATCTACAGGGCACGAAGCCACATATACGTGTCGGCGGCAATACTCAAGACTATGCAGTCTTCAATGAGTCGCTGGACGTGGCATCAGTGGGCATTGTGAACCCGGATATTTCTCCTGACTATCCGACCACTTTGACTATTGGGCCAAAATATTTTGAGTCGTATCAAACATGGCCAGGTGTGCAGTTTGTGCATGGATTCAACCTCGGACGCAACAGCTCTACAGCAAGGCAAGGACTCCTCGACTCTGTATCGTACGCATGCGAAGCTCTGAGAGACCGACTCCTGTTTTGGGAGCTTGGTAACGAACCAGATCTGTTCAAAACTTCTGCTCAAGGGCCAGTGAGACCTCGAAACTGGACAGAGCACGACTATGTCGAGGAATGGCAACATTGGACAAGGGCCATCCGAGTGGAGATGGGACAGTCCTGTCCCGAGCTTGCAAGCAACGAGAGCTATCAGTACTACGCGCCATCGTTCTCGGGAACGACGAATAGCTTGGAGCCACTGAGAACATGGCAAGCTGGACTGAACGAAGATGGCATCATTGGCATGATCAGTTCTCACAA CTACATCTCCGGTGCCGGATCTCCTGGTGTCACTTTGCGAGGCACTCTGATGAATCACACCTCTACCGTGAACTCGGTCAGAAAACACGTCAACTCGTCTCGCCTAATTCACGAACTTGAGCCTGACCTGCCCTACATCCTCGGCGAGACCAATTCTTTATACAATCAAGGTCGGCCAGGCCTCTCCAACACTTTCGGCGCAGCCCTGTGGGGCGTCGACTTCAATTTGTGGTGCGCAGCGAACAACATCCGACGCGTACACATGCACATGGGCACGAATTACCGCTACCAAGCTTGGCAGCCTATCGACACCGATCTCGTAGCCAAAGGAACGAAAGCGCCATATTACGCGAGTATCGCTGTCGCAGCCTTCTTGGGCAATATCACCGATTGCCCACCCAAGATTATCAACATCCCACTTCAAAAGGACACAGAAGCGGCGTATGCGTCTTACCTGGACGGAAACCTGCGCAAAATCATCGTGATTAACATGCAATCGTATAACGCGACGGACTACAATGAGGAGTACCTGACCCCGTATCCTCGACCAACCGAGACGTACACTTTCCAGCTTCCGACTTCTTTTGCAGATTCCAAAGTCGAACTACAGCGTCTTTCTGCGAATGGTAGTGATGCGATCACCGGAATTACGTTCGATGGATACAGCTACAATTTTGAATTGGATGAAGGTCGACCGGTGGCACTAAGCAATGTCACGAGAGGAGAGGTGGCAACTGTGAATGATGAAGGCAGGATTGAGGTGGATGTTCTGAGGAGCGGAGCTGTGATCCTGAACTTTTGA
- a CDS encoding uncharacterized protein (MEROPS:MER0000553~antiSMASH:Cluster_11~BUSCO:EOG092644WX) produces the protein MTSIGTGYDLSNSVFSPDGRNFQVEYAVKAVENGGTAIGIRCKDGVVLALEKLVTSKLMKKDANNRIATVDRNIGVVHSGLLPDGRHFVSRARDEASQWRGTYKAPIPTSSLANRMGAYVQAYTLYSSVRPFGITAIVGGWDAETEVDVDGAVGSGPKVGAGGKTQGVKEGGPYLYMIEPSGLYWGYYGAATGKGRQTAKAELEKLKLDPKDGECISLEQGVKEAARIIYAAHEDSKDKEFELELTWISSVNGPTKGRHEAVPKEMKEEAERLAKIALEGEDDEEEKMEE, from the exons ATG ACGTCGATAGGCACAGGCTACGATCTCTCCAACTCCGTCTTCTCCCCCGATGGACGCAACTTCCAGGTCGAATACGCCGTCAAGGCCGTCGAGAATGGAGGCACCGCCATCGGCATCAGATGCAAGGATGGCGTGGTGTTGgcgctcgagaagctcgtcACCAGCAAGCTCATGAAGAAGGATGCAAACAACCGGATAGCAACTGTCGACAGGAATATCGGTGTG GTCCACTCTGGTCTATTACCCGATGGCCGCCACTTCGTCTCTCGTGCCCGCGATGAGGCATCACAATGGCGCGGCACCTACAAGGCTCCTATCCCCACATCATCTCTCGCCAACCGCATGGGCGCCTACGTGCAAGCATACACTCTCTACTCCTCCGTACGACCATTCGGCATTACCGCGATCGTAGGTGGCTGGGACGCTGAAACAGAAGTTGACGTTGACGGAGCTGTCGGAAGCGGGCCAAAGGTCGGAGCAGGTGGCAAGACGCAAGGCGTGAAGGAAGGCGGGCCATACCTCTACATGATCGAGCCATCAGGTCTGTACTGGGGATACTACGGCGCTGCAACAGGAAAGGGACGACAGACCGCAAAggcagagctggagaagctgaagctggatCCAAAGGATGGCGAGTGCATCAGCTTGGAGCAGGGCGTCAAGGAGGCGGCGCGCATCATCTACGCTGCGCACGAGGACAGCAAAGACAAGGAGTTCGAGCTAGAACTCACCTGGATCAGCTCAGTCAACGGGCCGACTAAGGGTCGACACGAGGCTGTGCCgaaggagatgaaggaggaAGCAGAGCGCTTGGCCAAGATTGCGCTggaaggcgaggacgatgaagaggagaagatggaggagtAG
- a CDS encoding uncharacterized protein (antiSMASH:Cluster_11), with amino-acid sequence MANDADIATFTAFTSGTPEQAQRFLQLTDNNVEQAVELFFSNPDLGSGSGADVNASAPTTARDDPITIDSDDEDEPRPQHNVEDDEAMARRLQEEMYGGPGGSSRGGEDEVRAPIARTTETLVGPGSYGGFDPSDPGQMNAAIAEQLMRRNQMRGSRAAPGIFNQSESRSIWSGDDPTDPEAHRRALSRATGGSSDQSAKASHLADLFRPPVDLITPLSLADARDEGKEAEKWILVNVQDPSIFDCQVLNRDIWKNEQIRETIKEHFLFLQYSKDDPRGSDYVNYYFSNSRDNEAAYPHIAIIDPRTGEQVKTWSGSPAPKAPDFLMDLHEFLDRYSLKMNMKNPVQTKRKESKKDISQMSEEEQLELAMQASMGAGSAAPKDEDPDILTKSSANGKGKAPVVDDSSMDVDEEAPAQEDTPFSRISATSPHEEPTSTDPKETTRIQFRHSGGRIIRRFNLSDPVRRIYEWLKASPIEGQEGDTFELISLGKNLIDQLDLSIADAGLKQGTVMVE; translated from the coding sequence ATGGCAAACGACGCAGATATCGCCACCTTCACGGCTTTCACGTCCGGAACGCCCGAACAAGCCCAGCGGTTCCTTCAACTCACAGACAACAACGTTGAGCAGGCcgtcgagctcttcttcagcaatcCTGATCtcggcagtggcagcggagCAGACGTGAATGCCTCAGCACCCACCACGGCCAGAGACGACCCCATCACaatcgacagcgacgacgaggatgagccCAGACCGCAGCACAacgtcgaggacgatgaagccATGGCGAGGCGACTGCAAGAAGAGATGTACGGCGGGCCCGGCGGCAGCAGTAGAGgtggcgaagacgaagtgAGAGCACCCATTGCGCGGACGACAGAAACGCTGGTGGGGCCCGGCAGCTACGGCGGCTTTGACCCCAGCGATCCGGGCCAGATGAATGCGGCTATTGCTGAACAACTCATGCGGCGGAATCAGATGCGTGGCTCTCGTGCAGCGCCGGGCATTTTCAACCAAAGCGAATCGCGATCCATCTGGAGCGGTGACGACCCTACAGATCCAGAGGCGCATCGCAGAGCACTCTCACGCGCAACAGGAGGTTCATCAGATCAGTCCGCCAAGGCAAGCCACCTCGCCGACCTCTTCAGGCCGCCGGTAGATCTGATTACACCGCTGTCGCTCGCTGATGCGCGAGACGAGGGCAAGGAGGCTGAGAAGTGGATCCTGGTTAACGTGCAAGATCCCTCCATCTTCGATTGTCAGGTGCTGAATCGAGACATTTGGAAGAACGAGCAGATTCGAGAGACGATCAAGGAGCACTTTTTGTTTCTGCAGTACAGCAAGGACGACCCACGAGGAAGCGATTACGTGAACTACTACTTTTCGAACAGCCGCGACAACGAGGCCGCATACCCACACATTGCCATCATCGATCCGCGAACAGGCGAGCAGGTCAAGACGTGGTCCGGATCACCAGCACCCAAAGCCCCTGACTTCCTCATGGATCTGCACGAATTCCTCGACCGGTACAGTCTGAAGATGAACATGAAGAACCCAGTGCAGACAAAGCGCAAGGAGTCTAAGAAGGACATCAGCCAAAtgagcgaggaagagcagctcGAGTTGGCCATGCAAGCCAGCATGGGTGCTGGTAGCGCCGCACCGAAAGATGAGGATCCCGACATTTTGACGAAGAGCTCGGCGAATGGCAAGGGTAAGGCACCTGTTGTGGACGATAGCAGTATGGACGTGGACGAGGAGGCACCAGCACAGGAGGACACACCATTCTCAAGAATCTCAGCCACCAGTCCACACGAAGAGCCCACGAGTACCGATCCAAAGGAGACAACGAGGATACAGTTCAGACACTCTGGTGGTCGCATCATCAGACGGTTCAACCTCTCCGATCCGGTGAGGAGGATCTATGAGTGGCTGAAGGCTAGCCCGATCGAGGGCCAGGAGGGAGACACATTCGAGCTGATCAGTCTGGGCAAAAACTTGATAGATCAGCTGGACCTCTCCATTGCCGATGCTGGGCTTAAGCAAGGCACAGTTATGGTGGAGTAA
- a CDS encoding uncharacterized protein (antiSMASH:Cluster_11) has product MSSLCQICGARFYDDDLASNPLSHFCIGLDGPAIVHFETEEHQNSAPHTPEFEKPKSATQPKALALPAQAHAQEDLDEIAKLHQEVDALKAKLQKGHVSFA; this is encoded by the exons ATGTCCAGCCTCTGCCAAATCTGCGGTGCACGCTTCTACGACGACGATCTAGCCAGCAATCCACTCTCCCACTTCTGCATTGGTCTCGATGGTCCCGCGATCGTGCATTTCGAGACCGAAGAACACCAGAATTCCGCACCACATACTCCCGAGTTTGAGAAGCCAAAGAGTGCGACACAACCCAAAG CGTTAGCTCTTCCCGCACAAGCACATGCACAAGAAGACCTGGATGAGATCGCAAAGTTGCATCAAGAAGTAGACGCATTGAAggcgaagctgcagaaggGTCATGTGTCTTTTGCGTGA
- a CDS encoding uncharacterized protein (antiSMASH:Cluster_11): MQQLQHFAQLRTLTIDATFMHLREEGLIRSRCPYQEILTEEDYERLPVTKILKQFRGIITFSYNSDNMFWAVDREKERILWEQNVAGLADYLRRFMTQAKTSSPYQISSTYTGPAPLYPGSRVTGIGEPSKLLTSAQLEDMFGPSTSEATDVA; the protein is encoded by the coding sequence ATGCAGCAATTGCAACACTTCGCCCAATTGCGAACACTGACCATCGATGCCACATTCATGCATCTCAGGGAAGAAGGCTTGATACGCTCCAGGTGCCCATACCAAGAGATCTTGACTGAGGAAGACTATGAGCGTCTGCCCGTCACGAAAATTCTGAAACAGTTTCGAGGCATCATCACCTTCTCATACAACTCAGATAACATGTTTTGGGCGGTCGATCGGGAAAAGGAGCGGATACTGTGGGAGCAAAATGTTGCTGGACTAGCAGACTACCTGAGACGGTTCATGACCCAGGCAAAGACCAGCAGTCCGTACCAGATCTCTTCGACGTACACCGGACCGGCACCGCTCTATCCTGGCTCGCGCGTTACCGGCATTGGAGAGCCATCTAAGCTTCTGACGTCTGCCCAACTTGAAGACATGTTCGGACCCTCGACGAGCGAAGCGACGGACGTGGCTTGA
- a CDS encoding uncharacterized protein (antiSMASH:Cluster_11), with product MLAPFEASRDPMGLSAHNYLIQPQYTRHLSNVSQPADLQGGDHASDPADGERPASMMLMYRDDLRQSPLKTNDDARNLVSSNSYHVKASDKDLEEAEVESIIHDIVTGPSSPDPTENNSRFWSSPSLPIDEAELWGHEQASMSATGAEEQTVYVPLTASRRPAAQRKDLGEGLDWNKILLRSRSESNLVFLKSRDRSRFCEKVLMLEGNREDAEKWREQGNIAELDLLWPPKAKILLGG from the coding sequence ATGCTCGCTCCCTTCGAAGCCTCTCGAGATCCAATGGGCCTCTCCGCTCACAACTACCTGATACAGCCTCAGTATACCCGCCACCTCTCCAACGTCTCCCAGCCCGCCGATCTCCAGGGTGGGGATCACGCTTCCGATCCGGCCGATGGAGAGCGACCTGCCTCCATGATGTTGATGTACCGCGATGACCTGCGTCAGTCTCCTCTAAAAACGAACGACGACGCCCGAAACCTCGTGTCTTCCAATTCCTATCATGTCAAAGCAAGTGACAAAGACCTAGAAGAAGCGGAGGTCGAGTCCATAATCCACGATATCGTAACAGGGCCATCGTCACCAGATCCGACAGAAAACAACAGCAGATTCTGGAGCAGTCCCTCCCTCCCCATCGACGAAGCAGAGCTCTGGGGTCACGAACAAGCCTCCATGTCTGCTACTGGTGCCGAAGAGCAGACGGTATATGTACCTCTCACCGCTTCCCGCAGACCAGCAGCCCAGAGAAAAGATCTAGGAGAAGGACTTGATTGGAATAAGATTTTGTTGCGGTCAAGGTCAGAGAGCAACCTGGTGTTTCTGAAGAGCCGAGATCGATCGAGATTCTGCGAGAAGGTGTTGATGCTGGAGGGGAACAGGGAGGATGCAGAAAAGTGGAGAGAGCAAGGGAACATTGCAGAACTAGATTTGTTATGGCCACCGAAAGCTAAGATACTATTGGGAGGATGA
- a CDS encoding uncharacterized protein (antiSMASH:Cluster_11), which yields MSLALATSPAAVAPQDGICYFDKLPQELLDMVCDFAYGYQTERLIITKGQYMESREDLLEVGKLASIPPFEHHVDRFLVSKRFFLSAVEAYVKAQRLDHTAGEYYFSSDRVSGKKLFQLFAKDIKVASLEDIYTLRNFSSLRNIELVLDEYKFRFGSPPSTNYPWVHAFQPDDFAQLNIVKHIGALRGVQTFAITAGRCHQADTVAKKQMWQCNIDTLQTYLTLIVTARKFSTNAANPTIPAANSHCVKQPQPLYPGSRVSGTESALTKPTIRLAGPIPVLASQVMGLKSNELRQWIERALQENPELARPLEISDLKARN from the exons ATGTCGCTCGCGCTCGCAACCTCCCCAGCTGCAGTGGCTCCGCAAGACGGAATTTGCTACTTCGATAAGCTGCCGCAGGAGCTGCTCGATATGGTATGCGACTTTGCATATGGATATCAAACCGAGCGTCTTATTATCACGAAAGGCCAATACATGGAAAGTCGTGAGGATCTCTTGGAAGTGGGGAAATTGGCCAGTATACCACCCTTCGAGCATCACGTAGATCGATTTCTT GTGTCAAAGCGTTTCTTCCTCAGCGCGGTGGAAGCTTATGTCAAGGCTCAGCGACTTGACCATACAGCGGGGGAATATTACTTCTCATCCGATCGTGTATCTGGAAAGAAGCTATTCCAGCTGTTCGCGAAAGACATTAAGGTTGCTTCTCTGGAGGACATATACACGCTCCGGAACTTCTCGAGCCTGAGGAACATCGAGCTGGTCCTCGATGAATACAAGTTCAGGTTTGGATCACCGCCATCGACGAATTATCCATGGGTCCACGCCTTCCAACCAGACGACTTCGCACAACTGAACATTGTCAAACACATCGGTGCTCTGCGAGGTGTGCAGACATTCGCCATCACGGCTGGCAGATGTCACCAAGCCGATACAGTGGCTAAGAAGCAGATGTGGCAATGTAACATTGACACGCTACAGACTTATCTCACATTGATTGTGACTGCACGAAAATTCAGTACCAATGCAGCAAACCCAACAATCCCTGCAGCGAATTCGCATTGCGTCAAGCAGCCACAGCCACTTTACCCAGGATCGCGCGTCAGTGGCACTGAATCCGCTCTCACCAAACCAACAATTCGTCTAGCCGGTCCAATCCCCGTCCTGGCTTCCCAAGTCATGGGCCTCAAATCGAATGAATTGCGTCAATGGATTGAACGTGCTCTTCAGGAGAATCCAGAACTTGCGCGACCTCTCGAGATTTCCGATCTGAAAGCTAGAAACTGA
- a CDS encoding uncharacterized protein (antiSMASH:Cluster_11), with protein sequence MSLAPKTSSQAGSPASGNGVCHFDRLPQELLYRICDFAYGHPAESGFTTKEQQTDWQLYQIKRGWSTSIRPFKPQVDQYMVSKRFFVSAIEAFVKAQHLDLSDGSEFIMAYIAEQKVFALFTRSATLSSLSLDYLQDFSTLRHLTIQVDCDHFGKDEWAADKFPWLYALQDGDIAELPFVRRLSNVRGLKTFNCKADVCYYAETPVKLQIWEDNVFAICKYLLPIVTTKKTGVAPVHSFNDSGRQPLYRGSHVSGINCGSSLLTTESDQFDWLPKQTTQVLTMDLDIMRRWVKRALREHPDLARPLD encoded by the coding sequence ATGTCGTTGGCTCCCAAAACCTCATCACAAGCTGGATCTCCCGCATCGGGGAATGGGGTCTGCCATTTTGACAGACTGCCGCAggaactactatataggatcTGCGACTTTGCATATGGCCACCCCGCTGAATCTGGCTTCACCACTAAAGAACAACAAACAGACTGGCAGCTGTATCAAATAAAGCGAGGCTGGTCGACAAGCATCCGACCCTTCAAACCACAGGTCGATCAATACATGGTGTCCAAGCGCTTCTTTGTCAGCGCTATCGAGGCGTTCGTGAAGGCTCAGCATCTCGACCTTTCCGACGGCTCTGAATTCATCATGGCTTACATTGCTGAACAGAAGGTGTTCGCACTTTTCACTCGATCTGCTACACTGTCAAGCCTTTCGCTCGATTACCTCCAAGACTTCTCCACATTGAGACACCTGACTATACAAGTCGATTGCGACCACTTTGGAAAGGATGAGTGGGCTGCGGACAAATTCCCATGGCTCTACGCCCTTCAAGATGGCGACATTGCAGAACTCCCATTCGTTAGAAGATTGAGCAATGTCCGAGGATTGAAGACTTTCAACTGTAAAGCCGATGTTTGCTACTACGCCGAGACGCCGGTGAAGCTCCAGATATGGGAAGACAACGTCTTCGCTATCTGCAAGTATCTGCTACCAATCGTAACGACCAAGAAGACAGGCGTAGCTCCTGTACATTCGTTCAACGACAGTGGACGGCAGCCGTTATATCGCGGATCCCACGTCAGTGGCATCAACTGCGGCTCTTCTCTGCTTACGACTGAGTCTGACCAGTTTGATTGGCTGCCGAAGCAAACCACTCAGGTTCTTACAATGGACCTAGACATCATGCGTCGATGGGTAAAACGTGCTCTTCGGGAGCATCCAGACCTTGCTCGACCATTGGACTAG
- a CDS encoding uncharacterized protein (antiSMASH:Cluster_11) yields MPLQQETSPAIVAPPDGVCHFDRLPPELLRMICSFAYGHQSTKRIITRLQWEKDQEDLVKRGTLASAPAFKHHVDHFLVSKRFFLNATEAFIKAQQLDQTGPGSSLNRKARLCRQSTIQLFARSVKVNSYADASLLRNFSSLRNVEVVIDGFKLESGLPCKKYAWLHVFEDHDLANLEFVEHLVLLRGLKTFTCIADTCFYADTERKRQVWQQNVLALEKYVRKFVTAPKPKAALDSSANNTESTPLYPGSRVTGIGCKSMLISVKSQPHFAFKPQQVAFDSSMVTRVMCLEADQLSRWVDHALRQHPELTSLLDDPGFATSR; encoded by the exons ATGCCCCTTCAGCAGGAGACCTCGCCAGCCATCGTGGCCCCGCCAGACGGAGTCTGTCACTTTGACAGATTGCCACCGGAGCTACTCCGTATGATTTGTAGCTTTGCATACGGACACCAAAGTACAAAGCGCATCATCACGAGACTACAGTGGGAGAAGGATCAAGAAGACCTCGTGAAACGAGGCACATTGGCCAGCGCACCCGCATTCAAGCACCATGTTGACCATTTCCTC GTATCCAAGCGGTTTTTCCTGAACGCCACTGAAGCATTCATCAAGGCTCAGCAGCTAGATCAGACGGGACCAGGGTCCAGTCTCAACCGCAAGGCCCGCCTCTGTCGACAGAGTACAATCCAACTCTTTGCCAGATCCGTCAAAGTGAACTCGTATGCCGACGCCTCTTTGCTCCGGAACTTCTCGAGCCTACGGAATGTTGAAGTTGTTATCGACGGGTTCAAACTTGAGAGCGGGCTCCCATGCAAAAAGTATGCTTGGCTGCATGTTTTTGAAGATCACGATCTCGCGAACCTTGAGTTTGTCGAGCATTTGGTCCTTCTCCGGGGCCTGAAGACGTTCACCTGCATTGCCGACACTTGTTTCTACGCTGATACGGAGCGGAAGAGGCAGGTGTGGCAGCAAAACGTCCTCGCGCTCGAAAAGTACGTGAGAAAATTCGTCACGGCACCAAAGCCAAAGGCTGCCCTGGATAGCTCGGCCAACAATACTGAGTCGACGCCGCTATATCCAGGGTCGCGCGTCACTGGCATCGGCTGCAAATCTATGCTCATCAGCGTCAAGTCTCAGCCACATTTCGCCTTCAAGCCCCAGCAAGTTGCCTTTGACTCAAGTATGGTCACCCGAGTGATGTGCTTAGAAGCGGATCAGCTTTCGCGGTGGGTCGACCACGCCCTTCGCCAACATCCAGAGCTTACTTCACTGCTCGACGACCCAGGCTTCGCCACCTCAAGATGA